The proteins below come from a single Brevundimonas sp. LM2 genomic window:
- a CDS encoding energy transducer TonB, producing the protein MIHGAVVGALLLGLLVFETPAASPPAAIVIEVSLEPSAPPLPDRETPPGPEQQESAPKPKPQPDRLPPIPTISLPVKAAVVLPARQERPEEERPEDEERAEATTAPAAVPAPPSEQVAAPAVGRSAAAPSNAEQAWEARVLAQLERNKRYPAAAQRAGQEDVVYVRLTLDRSGRVLDARVRRSRGYAALDGEVLALARRASPLPAPPAEIEGDRITLTVPVEFFLSRRR; encoded by the coding sequence GTGATCCACGGCGCTGTGGTCGGGGCCCTCCTGCTGGGACTCTTGGTGTTCGAAACCCCGGCCGCGTCGCCGCCGGCCGCCATTGTCATCGAGGTCTCGCTCGAGCCGTCCGCCCCGCCCTTGCCTGATCGCGAGACTCCACCGGGGCCCGAGCAGCAGGAGAGCGCGCCCAAGCCCAAACCCCAGCCCGACCGACTGCCGCCGATCCCGACCATCAGCCTGCCGGTCAAGGCGGCGGTGGTGCTGCCGGCGCGCCAGGAGCGGCCCGAGGAAGAACGGCCCGAGGACGAAGAGCGCGCTGAGGCCACCACGGCCCCAGCCGCCGTGCCCGCGCCGCCGTCTGAACAGGTGGCCGCCCCTGCGGTCGGCCGCTCGGCGGCCGCGCCCTCGAACGCCGAACAGGCCTGGGAGGCGCGCGTTCTGGCCCAGCTTGAACGCAACAAACGCTATCCCGCCGCCGCTCAACGCGCCGGTCAAGAGGATGTGGTCTATGTCCGGCTGACCTTGGACCGGTCGGGGCGCGTCCTCGACGCCCGGGTCCGCCGCAGCCGGGGCTATGCCGCCCTGGACGGCGAGGTTCTGGCCCTGGCTCGCCGCGCCAGCCCCTTGCCCGCCCCGCCCGCTGAAATCGAGGGCGACCGCATCACCCTGACCGTGCCGGTCGAGTTCTTCCTTAGTCGTCGGCGTTGA
- a CDS encoding TonB-dependent receptor produces MTTTLRLRLACSAAAAALLLSPAAVAAQAPSSQAQSTYELAIPAGPLENSLVRFAEVTGVQLVYSADVTQGRRGQAVSGRLDAATGLSRLLAGTGLTYRFVDDRTVTIEPAVEGSVEGERVLGPVRIEGAQSDGAFGRAGQAAGVNGVNGSRDITATEGTGSFTSGALTIGSKAPRSILETPQSVSVITSERLEQQNINDFNQALQQAPGISFAQGVTNLDTTFYSRGFEVTSIQIDGGAPITTRFGVGAFREGNAGFFPQIDISQYDHVEILRGAAGLFNGYGDPSGTVNLVRKRPLDRRQVTLEAEMGSWSHYRAVIDATAPLAIDGRLRGRMVMTWQSNDHFYDVASDQKALVYGVVEYDLAPTTLVTLGASYTDQDSVPWYNGLPRYQTGATLGLPREIGLVFPWNSWDLTTTELFGSIEQSISPNWIAKLNVTSNQQTSARKVGFNLLTVNPLDGRGPRLFGQYREFDSDQLSVEASLVGEFNLFGQRQEVTLGVNRSDQDAGGQTEFAALVTSSSTAPYQPYLGGPLFCTSPAICPNTRIATPPINVFDFDPFDPLYTEPRNPLPTRRWSELGQVRTLAYANFRLTAFDRWHVETGLRWSRQEFNNSEVQLCTNTVTPAACVGGQVGTAHSPFRSTYSGQEFSWPPSVALSYDATPEVTLHLGYTDIYQDQSDTLDGDLKPLEPVTGENIELGVKWSRADGRINSALSVYWIEKSGFGVTEPDIFDRIRLNSDGSVYFDPDGTYYFLANDGTALPYGRVDAYRSCCYVQRDDQTVLVSGLDAELTGEIAPGWQVAASYTFSETELSGAFYGLEEGRPSLSIQPQHLYKLWTSYDFRSGGFTSWLAGLRLSIGINGQSEGFRSGSVCPDDDVAPPNAFTGLSSCLVDSVPFEFAVEPYTIVSGRVDYRLNDLWSAALNIENIFDETYYQSVGDVTGGNWYGPPRRLTLSLRSRW; encoded by the coding sequence ATGACCACCACCTTGCGCCTGCGCCTCGCCTGTTCCGCTGCCGCAGCGGCTCTCCTGCTCTCTCCGGCTGCCGTCGCCGCCCAAGCCCCGTCCAGCCAAGCCCAGTCGACTTACGAGCTGGCCATTCCGGCGGGTCCGCTGGAGAACTCCCTCGTCCGTTTCGCCGAAGTCACCGGTGTCCAATTGGTGTATTCCGCTGACGTCACGCAAGGGCGTCGCGGCCAGGCTGTTTCGGGCCGGCTTGACGCCGCGACTGGCCTGTCGCGGCTCCTGGCAGGGACTGGTCTGACCTATCGCTTCGTTGATGATCGCACCGTGACGATCGAGCCGGCGGTGGAGGGAAGCGTCGAGGGAGAGCGGGTGCTCGGCCCGGTGCGGATCGAGGGCGCGCAGAGTGACGGAGCGTTCGGTAGGGCCGGTCAGGCGGCAGGGGTGAACGGCGTTAACGGCTCGCGTGATATTACCGCGACGGAGGGGACGGGTAGCTTTACGAGCGGGGCGCTGACGATCGGATCGAAAGCGCCGCGTAGCATATTAGAGACGCCGCAGTCGGTAAGCGTGATCACTAGCGAGCGGCTGGAGCAGCAGAACATCAACGATTTTAATCAGGCGCTGCAGCAAGCACCGGGGATCTCATTCGCGCAAGGTGTAACAAATCTCGACACCACTTTTTATTCTCGCGGTTTTGAAGTGACGAGTATTCAGATCGACGGTGGTGCGCCGATTACCACACGTTTCGGGGTGGGAGCCTTCAGAGAAGGCAACGCCGGCTTCTTCCCACAGATTGACATATCTCAATACGATCATGTCGAAATTCTTCGTGGTGCCGCCGGTCTTTTCAACGGCTATGGCGACCCGTCCGGTACCGTGAACCTAGTCCGGAAAAGACCCCTCGATCGCCGACAGGTAACTTTGGAGGCGGAGATGGGTAGTTGGAGTCACTATCGCGCCGTTATCGATGCAACAGCGCCGCTTGCCATTGATGGCAGGCTGCGTGGCCGGATGGTAATGACGTGGCAGAGCAACGACCATTTCTATGACGTCGCGAGCGATCAAAAAGCCCTAGTCTACGGAGTCGTCGAGTACGATCTGGCTCCGACGACTCTGGTTACTCTCGGTGCGAGTTATACGGACCAGGACAGTGTACCTTGGTACAACGGTCTCCCCCGTTATCAGACGGGCGCTACTCTGGGGTTGCCCCGTGAGATTGGGTTGGTTTTTCCGTGGAATAGCTGGGATTTAACAACAACCGAACTATTTGGTTCCATTGAGCAGAGTATCAGCCCCAACTGGATTGCGAAGCTAAACGTAACCTCGAATCAACAAACTAGCGCGCGCAAAGTCGGCTTTAATCTACTCACGGTCAATCCGCTAGATGGCCGCGGCCCGCGCCTGTTCGGCCAATATCGCGAATTCGACAGCGATCAACTATCCGTTGAGGCGTCTCTCGTCGGGGAGTTTAATCTTTTTGGGCAGCGTCAAGAAGTAACGTTGGGTGTCAACCGAAGTGACCAGGACGCCGGAGGACAAACCGAATTCGCGGCGCTCGTCACCAGTTCTTCCACAGCGCCATATCAGCCCTACCTCGGGGGTCCACTATTTTGCACCTCGCCTGCCATATGTCCGAATACAAGAATCGCGACACCTCCGATCAACGTCTTCGACTTCGACCCCTTTGACCCACTTTATACGGAGCCGCGAAATCCCCTTCCGACTCGCCGCTGGTCAGAGCTCGGACAGGTGCGGACTTTAGCCTATGCAAATTTTCGCCTAACTGCCTTTGACAGATGGCACGTCGAGACGGGCCTGCGCTGGAGCCGCCAAGAGTTCAACAATTCCGAAGTCCAGCTCTGCACCAACACAGTGACACCAGCGGCTTGCGTTGGCGGCCAGGTTGGCACGGCCCACAGCCCCTTTCGGTCGACATATAGCGGCCAGGAATTCTCTTGGCCACCCTCCGTTGCTCTTTCCTACGACGCTACACCAGAAGTAACTTTGCATTTGGGGTATACTGACATATATCAAGATCAGTCTGACACGCTGGATGGCGATCTGAAGCCTTTAGAGCCGGTTACTGGAGAAAATATAGAACTTGGCGTTAAATGGTCCCGCGCGGACGGTAGAATCAATAGTGCGCTTTCTGTTTATTGGATTGAGAAGAGCGGCTTTGGCGTTACAGAACCGGATATATTTGATCGAATCAGGTTGAACTCCGATGGATCAGTTTACTTTGATCCGGATGGTACGTACTATTTTCTTGCCAATGACGGAACTGCATTGCCATACGGCCGGGTTGATGCATATCGAAGCTGTTGCTATGTACAGAGAGATGATCAGACCGTATTAGTTTCTGGCCTTGATGCGGAACTAACAGGAGAGATTGCGCCCGGATGGCAGGTCGCGGCCAGTTACACGTTCAGCGAGACTGAGCTTAGTGGAGCTTTCTACGGATTAGAAGAGGGCCGGCCGTCGCTGAGCATTCAGCCACAGCATCTTTACAAGCTCTGGACAAGCTACGATTTTAGGAGTGGAGGCTTTACGAGTTGGCTTGCCGGCCTGAGGCTGTCTATCGGCATTAACGGTCAGTCTGAAGGATTTAGGTCGGGATCTGTTTGTCCCGACGATGACGTAGCGCCACCTAATGCATTTACTGGGCTCTCGTCCTGTCTGGTGGATTCGGTACCTTTCGAGTTCGCGGTCGAGCCTTATACCATTGTGTCCGGCCGCGTCGACTACAGGCTGAACGATCTCTGGTCAGCTGCGCTCAATATTGAGAATATTTTTGACGAGACATACTACCAGTCGGTTGGAGACGTTACTGGAGGCAACTGGTACGGCCCCCCCCGCCGGTTGACGCTTAGCCTACGTAGCAGGTGGTAA
- a CDS encoding UPF0262 family protein, translated as MSEQRLAAVELDETTLPSATAEIEHERRVAIFDLVEKNHFAPDGADAGPYGLKLSLQDNRLVFDLSGIDFVRTYALSLTPLKSVLKDYLMICDSYYEALRGSSASQIEAVDMGRRGLHNEGAELLRARLQGKVEIDHETARRLFTLVCALYRRG; from the coding sequence ATGAGCGAACAGCGCCTGGCGGCGGTCGAGCTGGACGAGACGACCTTGCCGTCGGCCACGGCGGAGATCGAGCACGAGCGTCGCGTCGCCATTTTCGACCTGGTCGAGAAGAATCATTTCGCCCCCGACGGCGCCGACGCCGGCCCCTATGGGCTGAAGCTGTCGCTGCAGGACAATCGCCTGGTGTTCGACCTCAGCGGCATCGATTTCGTCCGCACCTATGCCCTGTCGCTGACGCCGCTGAAGAGCGTGCTGAAGGACTATCTGATGATCTGCGACAGCTATTACGAGGCGCTGCGCGGATCGTCGGCCAGCCAGATCGAGGCGGTCGACATGGGGCGGCGCGGTCTGCACAACGAGGGGGCCGAGCTGCTGAGAGCCCGGCTGCAGGGGAAGGTCGAGATCGATCACGAGACCGCCCGTCGGCTCTTCACCCTGGTCTGCGCGCTGTACCGTCGCGGCTGA
- the murA gene encoding UDP-N-acetylglucosamine 1-carboxyvinyltransferase has product MDSITVHGGQTLHGSIPVSGAKNSAIKLMAASILTDQPLLLTNMPRLADTKFLGRLLQQFGMTVTERDGADGQETLFDAGEITSTFAPYDLVRQMRASFNVLGPLLARTGHAKVSLPGGCTIGARPVDLHIDALTRLGAVIELQEGYVSATAPTGLRGAEIEFPFVSVGATEHTLMAAVLARGTTVLKRAAREPEIGDLARCLVMMGARIEGIDTDTLVIEGVTSLSGGEWSVIPDRIEMGSYAVAAAMAGGEVRLTKGRAELIQSLTDRMVEAGVEITPTDDGVIVKRDPAQRLKAVNVATEVYPGFATDLQAQFMALMTTADGVSVIHENIFENRFMHAPELMRLGAEIAVHAGEAHVTGVERLKGAPVMATDLRASVSLVIAGLVAEGETSVGRVYHLDRGFERLEEKLGACGADIRRVKGPAVEGPGDDH; this is encoded by the coding sequence ATGGACAGTATCACGGTTCACGGGGGTCAGACCCTCCACGGTTCGATTCCCGTCAGCGGGGCCAAGAACTCGGCGATCAAGCTGATGGCGGCCTCGATCCTGACCGATCAGCCTTTGCTGCTGACCAATATGCCGCGTCTGGCGGACACCAAATTCCTCGGTCGGCTGCTGCAGCAATTCGGGATGACCGTGACCGAGCGCGACGGCGCGGACGGGCAGGAGACCCTGTTCGACGCCGGCGAGATCACCTCGACCTTCGCGCCCTATGACCTGGTGCGGCAGATGCGGGCCAGTTTCAACGTGCTGGGGCCGCTGCTGGCGCGGACCGGCCATGCCAAGGTCTCCCTGCCGGGCGGCTGCACGATCGGGGCCCGTCCGGTCGATCTGCACATCGACGCCCTGACGCGCCTCGGGGCCGTGATCGAACTTCAGGAGGGCTATGTGTCGGCGACGGCGCCCACCGGCCTGCGCGGCGCCGAAATCGAGTTTCCCTTCGTCTCCGTGGGGGCCACCGAGCACACGTTGATGGCCGCCGTGCTGGCGCGCGGCACCACGGTGCTGAAGCGGGCCGCCCGTGAGCCCGAGATCGGCGACCTGGCGCGCTGCCTGGTCATGATGGGGGCAAGGATCGAGGGCATCGACACCGACACCCTGGTCATCGAAGGCGTGACCTCGCTGAGCGGCGGCGAATGGTCCGTGATTCCGGACCGGATCGAGATGGGCTCGTATGCGGTTGCGGCCGCCATGGCCGGGGGCGAGGTGCGGCTGACCAAGGGCCGGGCCGAGTTGATCCAGAGCCTGACGGATCGCATGGTCGAGGCCGGGGTCGAGATCACGCCGACCGACGACGGCGTCATCGTCAAGCGCGACCCGGCGCAAAGGCTCAAGGCCGTGAACGTGGCGACCGAGGTCTATCCGGGTTTCGCCACCGATCTGCAGGCCCAGTTCATGGCCCTGATGACGACCGCCGACGGGGTCAGCGTCATCCACGAGAACATCTTCGAGAACCGTTTCATGCACGCGCCCGAGCTGATGCGGCTGGGGGCCGAGATCGCGGTCCACGCCGGCGAGGCACATGTGACGGGGGTCGAACGCCTGAAGGGCGCGCCGGTCATGGCGACCGATCTGCGCGCGTCTGTCAGCCTGGTGATCGCCGGCCTGGTCGCGGAGGGTGAAACCAGCGTCGGACGCGTCTATCATCTGGATCGCGGCTTCGAACGGCTCGAGGAAAAGCTCGGGGCGTGCGGGGCCGACATCCGGCGGGTCAAGGGCCCGGCTGTCGAAGGACCGGGCGATGACCATTGA
- a CDS encoding DUF2948 family protein encodes MTIEALTAEEGEAIRAAGGSNAPLRLLAEDDHDLAVISAALQDSILRPADIVWEKGARRLTIELNRFCWECGGTLVRAAMQFGDVEAVKSRGLPRLPDAPLELLAIHFIEGEAPSGKVILMFAGGGDLRVDVECLDAVVADLSERWQAKVMPTHLDGPVLDGMGE; translated from the coding sequence ATGACCATTGAGGCGCTGACGGCGGAAGAGGGCGAGGCGATCCGGGCCGCCGGGGGCAGTAACGCGCCCCTGCGGTTGCTGGCCGAGGACGATCACGACCTGGCCGTCATCTCCGCCGCGCTCCAGGACTCCATCCTGCGCCCCGCCGACATCGTCTGGGAGAAGGGCGCGCGCCGCCTGACCATCGAACTCAACCGCTTCTGCTGGGAATGCGGCGGCACCTTGGTGCGGGCCGCCATGCAGTTCGGCGACGTCGAGGCGGTCAAGAGCCGGGGCCTGCCGCGCCTGCCGGACGCGCCCCTGGAACTGCTGGCGATCCATTTCATCGAGGGCGAGGCGCCCAGCGGCAAGGTCATCCTGATGTTCGCGGGCGGCGGCGACCTGCGGGTCGATGTCGAATGTCTGGACGCCGTCGTGGCGGACCTGTCGGAACGGTGGCAGGCCAAGGTCATGCCGACCCATCTTGACGGACCGGTTCTCGACGGGATGGGCGAATGA
- a CDS encoding RNA polymerase sigma factor produces MSDALTHAELEQVFIQARADLQRRIRHRVRCPERAADLTQDLYFKLVRLADRLPNAVEAKRYMLRMAANAGLDDVKNNQNRARLLEGLAVLYEPTVESPETLTGRRQEVRHVEAALAELTPRRRDMLRRSRILGESYAEIAAAWGLSVRTVELEIAAALRHARDRVRPEAASDAG; encoded by the coding sequence ATGTCGGACGCGCTCACGCATGCGGAACTGGAGCAGGTCTTCATCCAGGCCCGCGCGGATCTGCAGCGCCGCATTCGCCATCGCGTCCGTTGCCCGGAGCGGGCCGCCGACCTCACACAGGATCTCTACTTCAAGCTGGTGCGTCTGGCCGACCGCCTGCCGAATGCGGTCGAGGCCAAACGCTATATGCTCCGCATGGCCGCCAACGCCGGCCTGGACGATGTCAAAAACAATCAGAACCGTGCCCGACTGCTCGAGGGGCTGGCCGTGCTTTACGAGCCGACCGTCGAAAGCCCGGAGACCCTGACCGGACGTCGTCAGGAGGTGCGCCACGTCGAGGCGGCCTTGGCCGAGCTCACCCCCCGCCGTCGAGACATGCTCCGTCGTAGCCGCATCCTCGGTGAAAGCTATGCCGAGATCGCTGCGGCCTGGGGCCTGTCGGTGCGGACGGTCGAACTCGAGATCGCGGCCGCCCTGCGTCACGCTCGGGACCGCGTTCGTCCTGAGGCGGCGTCGGACGCGGGCTGA
- a CDS encoding FecR domain-containing protein produces the protein MSSDDPSAALDDAARERVVRLHAGEPTLRERTAILSWRAEDPAHEAAFQAAERLWLDLGAVRAAADAPAAPVTPPARRRAPRRATLAACAAGLAAVLGLGLSFQPAGGWGVAFADVRTAPGEQRSIMLGDGTVVHLNGATALDYRFEGGRRSVTLLSGEAVFAVAHDASRPFTVAAADTRVRVVGTVFQVSRAGDRVSLEVLEGLVLAGAGDADTAALRPGQGRAWAGRRGSRVVPVRIEEATAWRRGRLIYRNASLQAVADDLARLSGDRVWVLGAVAKRQRVTAVFDNRAPDRVFAHLEDTLPVEVTQPLPGLVIIR, from the coding sequence ATGTCCTCTGACGACCCGTCCGCTGCCCTTGATGACGCCGCCCGAGAGCGCGTGGTGCGCCTCCATGCCGGCGAACCCACCCTACGTGAGCGGACCGCCATCCTCAGCTGGCGCGCCGAGGATCCCGCTCATGAGGCCGCCTTCCAGGCCGCGGAACGTTTATGGTTGGATCTGGGGGCTGTGCGCGCCGCCGCCGACGCACCGGCCGCCCCTGTCACCCCGCCCGCTCGTCGTCGCGCGCCTCGGCGAGCCACACTGGCGGCCTGCGCCGCCGGCCTCGCGGCTGTTCTCGGTTTGGGCCTGTCGTTTCAGCCCGCCGGGGGTTGGGGCGTGGCCTTTGCCGACGTCCGCACTGCGCCAGGGGAACAACGCTCGATTATGCTGGGCGACGGCACCGTTGTGCATCTGAACGGGGCCACCGCGCTGGACTATCGGTTTGAGGGCGGTCGTCGCTCCGTGACCTTGCTCAGCGGCGAGGCAGTGTTCGCCGTGGCGCACGACGCGAGCCGCCCCTTCACGGTCGCCGCGGCCGACACCCGCGTCCGCGTGGTCGGCACCGTCTTTCAGGTCTCGCGCGCCGGCGACCGGGTGTCGTTGGAGGTTCTCGAAGGTCTTGTGCTGGCGGGAGCGGGCGATGCCGATACCGCCGCCCTACGACCCGGCCAAGGTCGCGCCTGGGCAGGCCGTCGGGGGTCCCGCGTCGTCCCTGTTCGGATCGAAGAAGCCACGGCTTGGCGGCGCGGCCGCCTGATCTATCGCAACGCCTCGCTTCAGGCTGTGGCGGACGACCTCGCCCGGCTCTCGGGCGATCGCGTCTGGGTTCTGGGTGCGGTGGCCAAACGCCAGCGGGTCACCGCCGTCTTCGATAACCGCGCTCCCGACCGGGTCTTTGCTCATCTCGAGGACACCCTCCCGGTCGAAGTCACCCAACCGCTTCCCGGCCTCGTCATCATCCGCTGA
- a CDS encoding FecR domain-containing protein produces the protein MTEQDPPVASDEDLDDVALAWVARLTSGEADAHERATFVAWRDADPRHAAALVRARDLWTAIGPELDKPPQPWARPGQTPRAAAGQRDRPLGLRAQFTPGPDGARRVRLRGSLVAQAGRAITHRIGPRGATVAASLFALAIMAGVSNLTPFADLSTGGGERAIETLADGSTVTLGPDTALDVEIGADGVRRVRLDRGEALFDVIHDPARPFLVQSGAGEVRVLGTAFGVRKTGGMTQVTVIRGRVEVRSGTSTRILTPDRSVVYGVTSLGGVRAVDASTALAWTRGRLVFENQSVADVVAELDRFSDKKIVLLNRRAGAKRINAVIDLTRTEQWLAALERSENVSVSHFPGLIVVR, from the coding sequence ATGACCGAGCAAGATCCGCCCGTCGCTTCTGACGAGGACCTCGATGACGTCGCGCTCGCCTGGGTCGCGCGATTGACCTCCGGTGAGGCCGATGCTCACGAGCGCGCGACCTTCGTCGCCTGGCGCGACGCCGATCCCCGACATGCCGCCGCGCTGGTCCGCGCGCGCGACCTTTGGACCGCGATCGGGCCCGAACTCGACAAGCCCCCCCAACCGTGGGCCCGTCCCGGCCAGACGCCCCGCGCGGCGGCGGGGCAAAGGGACAGGCCGCTCGGCCTACGCGCCCAGTTCACGCCGGGACCGGATGGAGCGCGGCGTGTACGGCTCCGCGGTTCGCTTGTCGCCCAGGCCGGGCGCGCGATCACCCATCGAATCGGTCCTCGCGGTGCCACCGTCGCGGCCTCGCTGTTTGCCTTGGCGATCATGGCCGGGGTCAGCAACCTCACGCCCTTCGCGGACCTGTCCACGGGCGGAGGGGAGCGCGCAATCGAGACCCTCGCCGACGGCTCGACGGTGACGCTCGGACCCGATACCGCCTTGGACGTCGAAATCGGCGCTGACGGCGTCCGGCGGGTCCGATTGGACCGCGGCGAGGCCCTGTTTGACGTGATCCACGACCCCGCCCGGCCGTTTCTGGTTCAGTCCGGCGCAGGCGAAGTGCGTGTACTCGGGACCGCTTTCGGTGTGCGCAAGACCGGAGGGATGACCCAGGTCACCGTCATCCGGGGCCGCGTCGAGGTGCGTTCCGGCACCAGCACGCGCATTCTTACCCCCGATCGCAGCGTGGTTTATGGGGTGACATCTTTGGGGGGGGTGCGGGCGGTGGATGCGTCCACGGCCCTCGCCTGGACGCGCGGCCGGCTGGTGTTCGAGAACCAGAGCGTCGCCGATGTGGTGGCCGAGCTCGACCGGTTCTCGGACAAGAAAATCGTGCTGCTCAATCGCCGGGCCGGGGCCAAACGGATCAACGCCGTGATCGATTTAACCCGCACCGAGCAGTGGCTCGCCGCTCTGGAGCGCTCCGAGAATGTCTCGGTCTCGCATTTTCCGGGTCTCATCGTCGTACGCTGA
- a CDS encoding M23 family metallopeptidase yields the protein MSRLPPALRTLLLHSGQTGALIGMAVLAMAMAPVTQPPDAEPAAPEDVPVIAVAVPAGPVMRSMTFGEPVPGFDINSRFGMRRLGGEPGVRMHKGVDIAAPSGTTVFAAAEGEVVRIGHDPAGYGNFIEMRHPNGMTTLYAHLKRIDVASGDRIAGRERIGLVGSTGYSTGPHLHFEIRRGGSQVNPARVLGQVFRVAVEGPGLAAAS from the coding sequence ATGAGCCGACTGCCGCCCGCCCTGCGAACCCTGCTGCTCCATTCCGGCCAGACCGGTGCCCTGATCGGCATGGCCGTCCTGGCGATGGCCATGGCCCCGGTGACGCAGCCGCCGGATGCGGAGCCGGCGGCGCCGGAGGATGTGCCGGTGATCGCGGTGGCGGTTCCCGCAGGGCCCGTGATGCGCTCGATGACCTTCGGCGAGCCGGTGCCCGGCTTCGACATCAACTCCCGCTTCGGCATGCGGCGGCTGGGCGGCGAGCCCGGGGTGCGGATGCACAAGGGGGTCGACATCGCCGCCCCCAGTGGCACGACCGTCTTCGCGGCGGCCGAGGGCGAAGTCGTCCGCATCGGCCATGATCCCGCCGGCTACGGCAACTTCATCGAGATGCGCCATCCTAACGGCATGACGACGCTCTATGCTCATCTGAAGCGTATCGACGTGGCGTCGGGCGATCGGATCGCCGGCCGCGAGCGGATCGGTCTGGTCGGTTCGACCGGATATTCGACCGGGCCGCACCTGCATTTCGAGATTCGCCGGGGCGGCTCCCAGGTCAATCCGGCCCGGGTGTTGGGCCAGGTCTTTCGCGTCGCGGTCGAGGGCCCGGGCCTGGCCGCCGCTTCTTGA
- a CDS encoding RNA polymerase sigma factor: protein MTGEPAERGEDDGEAEATSRPTADLIVFPVIPRSAACAPSQTAHSTLATAAADHGPELTRWLRGRVRDPDAAEDLRQEVFLRVARQPPGIADWRAYLFRVARSVLADRGRARRTAPQVQGLDAAADRACEAPGAVQQMIDAERLAKLRRAVADLPGVQRQALIWARIEGLPLRIIGERLGVSESMACRYLNQALKTCQDRLDGSE, encoded by the coding sequence ATGACCGGCGAACCGGCGGAACGCGGCGAAGACGACGGGGAGGCGGAGGCGACGTCACGCCCGACGGCCGACCTGATCGTCTTCCCCGTCATCCCCCGCTCCGCCGCATGCGCTCCGAGCCAAACCGCGCATTCAACATTAGCGACCGCCGCCGCCGACCACGGGCCCGAGCTCACCCGCTGGCTGCGCGGCCGGGTGCGAGATCCGGACGCGGCCGAGGATCTGCGCCAGGAGGTCTTCCTGCGCGTCGCCCGCCAGCCGCCCGGCATCGCTGACTGGCGCGCCTATCTGTTCCGCGTCGCCCGCAGCGTCCTCGCCGATCGCGGCCGCGCCCGCAGAACCGCCCCCCAGGTTCAAGGACTCGACGCCGCCGCCGATCGTGCCTGCGAGGCCCCCGGCGCGGTCCAGCAAATGATCGACGCCGAGCGGCTGGCCAAGCTCCGGCGCGCCGTGGCCGATCTGCCGGGCGTCCAGCGCCAGGCTCTGATTTGGGCCCGGATCGAGGGCCTACCGCTACGGATCATCGGCGAGCGGCTGGGAGTGTCGGAATCCATGGCCTGCCGCTATCTCAACCAGGCCCTGAAAACCTGCCAGGATCGCCTCGACGGTTCAGAATGA
- the exbD gene encoding TonB system transport protein ExbD — MALRPSSTDDELEVTHEINVTPFIDVMLVLLIIFMIAAPLVTVEVPVDLPISSAEVQPREQEPVYLTLQSDLTVSLNESVLDRATLARDLDALTKGDKGARVFLRADNSVDYGDLMKLMDELRQAGYLKVALVALQDDPASNGPAPIA; from the coding sequence ATGGCGCTCCGCCCCAGCTCCACCGATGACGAACTCGAGGTCACCCACGAGATCAACGTCACGCCCTTCATCGACGTCATGCTGGTGTTGTTGATCATCTTCATGATCGCGGCTCCGCTCGTAACGGTGGAGGTGCCGGTGGACCTGCCCATCTCCAGCGCCGAGGTTCAGCCTCGCGAACAGGAGCCGGTTTATCTGACCCTGCAGTCCGACCTGACGGTGTCGCTGAATGAATCCGTGCTCGACCGTGCCACCTTGGCGCGCGATCTCGACGCCCTGACCAAGGGTGACAAAGGGGCTCGCGTTTTCCTGCGCGCTGACAACAGCGTGGACTATGGCGACCTTATGAAGCTGATGGATGAGTTGCGCCAAGCCGGCTATCTCAAGGTCGCCCTGGTCGCCCTGCAGGACGATCCGGCCTCGAACGGGCCGGCACCGATCGCATGA